A region from the Acyrthosiphon pisum isolate AL4f chromosome A1, pea_aphid_22Mar2018_4r6ur, whole genome shotgun sequence genome encodes:
- the LOC100168340 gene encoding protein EFR3 homolog cmp44E isoform X4 yields MCVGCLSRMRPRYKRLVDNIFPSVPQDGLVKNNMEKLTFYALSSPEKLDRIGEYLFQKASRDISRKRNEFVMIAMEAMDQLLVACHAQTLNLFVESYLRIVQKLLESSEPSLQILATQSFVRFSNIEEDTPSYHRRYDFFVSKFSSMCHNNNPNLVTMEMIRMAGIKGIQGVIRKTVSDDLVENIWEPVHMDKIVPSLLFNMHTMKSKTDIVVESGISEEVNDKTDSFSLAESCLRELIGRASFGHVKSVIRPVLKHLDAHHMWVPNVFATQCFRILMFSIQSQYSYAVVETLMTHLDENGNASPKIRTSIADVLSKIIAIAANESVGPTVLEIINSLLTNLRTSVTRRPPSNTGLSESDGENEYREALIHALGEFAAHLPDYQKIEIMMFIMSKVPQFKSSNNPNDLHVQRMCLKSLLMVSTKYSSVQMNATFPQSFLDLLLKTLTASEDEIRFIVLRILHTLLDRHNNASKLSKATVNITKSEINLEKCSRSDTIFIRKHAQDIYVSIYESLEMTNNTVENVEAVYTTLALICIELLSEETVLDFIRLILSIQELAITNAVLSTQQKFHLHGLVISIMLLVAIVTDLHPLKDYVEKVIEQRKLLSATHLLPELSVHNEVKSSSLLPAGVLIEEPELTEALKASGIDITTETGPVLAHRRSWVENTNMSMKGSFTDLSNLDLDSVNSTPAMQRRFSPNEDLSFEAMKRSLLDNPVVRVEQNTRQTQLCDMFRNTSFQDLVAISTASKDEESLHSKITDVFNKVDISNKLSAVETTNQPIPIYETLFPELFAF; encoded by the exons ATGTGTGTTG GTTGCTTATCTCGTATGCGCCCTCGCTATAAACGACTTGTTGATAACATATTCCCGTCCGTACCTCag GACGGCTTGGTGAAGAATAATATGGAGAAGTTGACGTTCTATGCTTTATCGTCACCAGAAAAATTAGATCGTATTGGCGAATATCTGTTCCAGAAAGCTAGTAGAGACATCTCTCGCAAGAGAAATGA gtttGTAATGATTGCTATGGAAGCTATGGACCAGCTCCTTGTAGCATGTCATGCCCAAACTCTAAATTTGTTTGTTGAAAGCTACTTACGCATTGTGCAAAAGCTACTTGAATCATCGGAACCCAGTTTACAAATACTAGCCACACAATCG tttgTACGATTTTCAAATATCGAAGAGGATACTCCATCATATCATAGGcgatatgatttttttgtttccaaATTTTCTTCCATGTGTCACAACAACAATCCAAATTTAGTCACAATGGAAATGATTCGAATGGCAGGCATTAAAGGCATTCAA gGAGTTATCAGGAAAACAGTCTCTGATGATTTAGTTGAAAACATCTGGGAACCTGTTCACATGGACAAAATTGTTccatctttattatttaatatgcataCAATGAA atcTAAAACTGATATTGTTGTCGAAAGTGGAATTTCAGAAGAGGTCAATGATAAAACTGATTCATTTTCATTAGCAGAATCTTGTTTAAGAGAGTTAATTGGACGTGCATCATTTGGTCATGTTAAAAGTGTCATTCGCCCTGTGCTTAA acaCCTAGACGCTCATCATATGTGGGTGCCAAATGTATTTGCTACACAGTGTTTCCGTATCTTAATGTTTTCTATTCAATCTCAATATTCATATGCTGTCGTGGAGACACTAATGACACATTTGGATGAAAACGGCAACGCATCTCCCAAAATCCGAACCAGTATTGCAGACGTACTATCGAAAATTATTGCTATCGCAGCTAATGAAAGTGTTGGACCAACagtattagaaataataaactccCTGCTAACAAATCTCCGTACATCAGTCACTAGACGTCCGCCGTCCAACACTGGCCTTTCCGAATCTGATGGTGAAAATGAATACAGAGAAGCACTTATACATGCTCTTGGAGAATTTGCTGCCCATTTGCCTGattatcaaaaaattgaaatcatgaTGTTTATTATGTCCAAAGTACCACAGTTCAAATCTTCAAATAATCCTAATGACCTTCATGTACAAAGAATGTGCTTAAAATCTCTTTTAAtg gtgagCACCAAGTATAGTTCAGTACAAATGAATGCTACTTTTCCTCAATCATTCttggatttattattgaaaacattaaCTGCTTCCGAGGACGAAATTCGCTTTATTGTCCTACGCATATTACACACACTTTTAGACAGGCATAATAATGCATCTAAGCTCTCCAAAGCTAC ggtAAATATCACCAAATCTGAAATAAATCTAGAGAAATGTTCTCGCAGTGATACAATATTTATCCGAAAACATGCTCAAGATatctatgtatctatatatgaaAGCTTAGAAATGACGAACAATACTGTTGAAAATGTTGAGGCCGTGTACACAACTTTGGCTTTAATATGTATTGAACTATTGTCTGAGGAAACTGTTTTGGACTTTATCAGACTGATTTTAAGTATACAGGAGCTAGCCATTACTAACGCTGTACTTTCAACACAACAGAAATTCCATTTGCACGGTTTGGTAATAAGTATTATGCTCTTAGTAGCCATTGTGACAGATTTACATCCACTCAAGGACTATGtggaaaaa gTAATTGAACAGAGAAAATTATTAAGCGCCACTCATTTGCTACCAGAGTTAAGTGTTCATAACGAAGTTAAGTCCTCCAGCCTATTGCCGGCCGGCGTGTTAATTGAAGAACCAGAACTAACCGAAGCTCTAAAAGCTTCAGGAATTGATATTAcaa CTGAGACTGGTCCAGTACTGGCACACAGACGTAGCTGGGTTGAAAACACTAATATGTCAATGAAAGGAAGTTTTACTGATCTGAGCAATTTAGATTTAGACAGTGTCAATTCCACTCCAGCAATGCAAAGA CGTTTTTCTCCAAATGAAGACCTATCATTTGAAGCCATGAAACGTTCACTGTTGGACAACCCCGTGGTCAGAGTCGAACAAAATACCAGACAGACTCAGCTGTGCGATATGTTCAGAAACACGTCATTCCAAGATTTAGTCGCGATTTCTACTGCATCAAAA GATGAagaatcattgcattcaaaaaTAACTGATGTGTTCAATAAAGTGGATATATCGAACAAGCTATCAGCCGTAGAAACCACTAACCAGCCAATACCCATCTATGAGACACTGTTTCCAGAATTATTTGcgttttaa
- the LOC100168340 gene encoding protein EFR3 homolog cmp44E isoform X3 has translation MSNMINNKHTQRADVMKCVDTIVDKCTDPGCCLSRMRPRYKRLVDNIFPSVPQDGLVKNNMEKLTFYALSSPEKLDRIGEYLFQKASRDISRKRNEFVMIAMEAMDQLLVACHAQTLNLFVESYLRIVQKLLESSEPSLQILATQSFVRFSNIEEDTPSYHRRYDFFVSKFSSMCHNNNPNLVTMEMIRMAGIKGIQGVIRKTVSDDLVENIWEPVHMDKIVPSLLFNMHTMKSKTDIVVESGISEEVNDKTDSFSLAESCLRELIGRASFGHVKSVIRPVLKHLDAHHMWVPNVFATQCFRILMFSIQSQYSYAVVETLMTHLDENGNASPKIRTSIADVLSKIIAIAANESVGPTVLEIINSLLTNLRTSVTRRPPSNTGLSESDGENEYREALIHALGEFAAHLPDYQKIEIMMFIMSKVPQFKSSNNPNDLHVQRMCLKSLLMVSTKYSSVQMNATFPQSFLDLLLKTLTASEDEIRFIVLRILHTLLDRHNNASKLSKATVNITKSEINLEKCSRSDTIFIRKHAQDIYVSIYESLEMTNNTVENVEAVYTTLALICIELLSEETVLDFIRLILSIQELAITNAVLSTQQKFHLHGLVISIMLLVAIVTDLHPLKDYVEKVIEQRKLLSATHLLPELSVHNEVKSSSLLPAGVLIEEPELTEALKASGIDITTETGPVLAHRRSWVENTNMSMKGSFTDLSNLDLDSVNSTPAMQRRFSPNEDLSFEAMKRSLLDNPVVRVEQNTRQTQLCDMFRNTSFQDLVAISTASKDEESLHSKITDVFNKVDISNKLSAVETTNQPIPIYETLFPELFAF, from the exons GTTGCTTATCTCGTATGCGCCCTCGCTATAAACGACTTGTTGATAACATATTCCCGTCCGTACCTCag GACGGCTTGGTGAAGAATAATATGGAGAAGTTGACGTTCTATGCTTTATCGTCACCAGAAAAATTAGATCGTATTGGCGAATATCTGTTCCAGAAAGCTAGTAGAGACATCTCTCGCAAGAGAAATGA gtttGTAATGATTGCTATGGAAGCTATGGACCAGCTCCTTGTAGCATGTCATGCCCAAACTCTAAATTTGTTTGTTGAAAGCTACTTACGCATTGTGCAAAAGCTACTTGAATCATCGGAACCCAGTTTACAAATACTAGCCACACAATCG tttgTACGATTTTCAAATATCGAAGAGGATACTCCATCATATCATAGGcgatatgatttttttgtttccaaATTTTCTTCCATGTGTCACAACAACAATCCAAATTTAGTCACAATGGAAATGATTCGAATGGCAGGCATTAAAGGCATTCAA gGAGTTATCAGGAAAACAGTCTCTGATGATTTAGTTGAAAACATCTGGGAACCTGTTCACATGGACAAAATTGTTccatctttattatttaatatgcataCAATGAA atcTAAAACTGATATTGTTGTCGAAAGTGGAATTTCAGAAGAGGTCAATGATAAAACTGATTCATTTTCATTAGCAGAATCTTGTTTAAGAGAGTTAATTGGACGTGCATCATTTGGTCATGTTAAAAGTGTCATTCGCCCTGTGCTTAA acaCCTAGACGCTCATCATATGTGGGTGCCAAATGTATTTGCTACACAGTGTTTCCGTATCTTAATGTTTTCTATTCAATCTCAATATTCATATGCTGTCGTGGAGACACTAATGACACATTTGGATGAAAACGGCAACGCATCTCCCAAAATCCGAACCAGTATTGCAGACGTACTATCGAAAATTATTGCTATCGCAGCTAATGAAAGTGTTGGACCAACagtattagaaataataaactccCTGCTAACAAATCTCCGTACATCAGTCACTAGACGTCCGCCGTCCAACACTGGCCTTTCCGAATCTGATGGTGAAAATGAATACAGAGAAGCACTTATACATGCTCTTGGAGAATTTGCTGCCCATTTGCCTGattatcaaaaaattgaaatcatgaTGTTTATTATGTCCAAAGTACCACAGTTCAAATCTTCAAATAATCCTAATGACCTTCATGTACAAAGAATGTGCTTAAAATCTCTTTTAAtg gtgagCACCAAGTATAGTTCAGTACAAATGAATGCTACTTTTCCTCAATCATTCttggatttattattgaaaacattaaCTGCTTCCGAGGACGAAATTCGCTTTATTGTCCTACGCATATTACACACACTTTTAGACAGGCATAATAATGCATCTAAGCTCTCCAAAGCTAC ggtAAATATCACCAAATCTGAAATAAATCTAGAGAAATGTTCTCGCAGTGATACAATATTTATCCGAAAACATGCTCAAGATatctatgtatctatatatgaaAGCTTAGAAATGACGAACAATACTGTTGAAAATGTTGAGGCCGTGTACACAACTTTGGCTTTAATATGTATTGAACTATTGTCTGAGGAAACTGTTTTGGACTTTATCAGACTGATTTTAAGTATACAGGAGCTAGCCATTACTAACGCTGTACTTTCAACACAACAGAAATTCCATTTGCACGGTTTGGTAATAAGTATTATGCTCTTAGTAGCCATTGTGACAGATTTACATCCACTCAAGGACTATGtggaaaaa gTAATTGAACAGAGAAAATTATTAAGCGCCACTCATTTGCTACCAGAGTTAAGTGTTCATAACGAAGTTAAGTCCTCCAGCCTATTGCCGGCCGGCGTGTTAATTGAAGAACCAGAACTAACCGAAGCTCTAAAAGCTTCAGGAATTGATATTAcaa CTGAGACTGGTCCAGTACTGGCACACAGACGTAGCTGGGTTGAAAACACTAATATGTCAATGAAAGGAAGTTTTACTGATCTGAGCAATTTAGATTTAGACAGTGTCAATTCCACTCCAGCAATGCAAAGA CGTTTTTCTCCAAATGAAGACCTATCATTTGAAGCCATGAAACGTTCACTGTTGGACAACCCCGTGGTCAGAGTCGAACAAAATACCAGACAGACTCAGCTGTGCGATATGTTCAGAAACACGTCATTCCAAGATTTAGTCGCGATTTCTACTGCATCAAAA GATGAagaatcattgcattcaaaaaTAACTGATGTGTTCAATAAAGTGGATATATCGAACAAGCTATCAGCCGTAGAAACCACTAACCAGCCAATACCCATCTATGAGACACTGTTTCCAGAATTATTTGcgttttaa
- the LOC100168340 gene encoding protein EFR3 homolog cmp44E isoform X2, with translation MYCLVNINRLAEEYVVMRKKNSWQYIILSLKVKKRCSSCLSRMRPRYKRLVDNIFPSVPQDGLVKNNMEKLTFYALSSPEKLDRIGEYLFQKASRDISRKRNEFVMIAMEAMDQLLVACHAQTLNLFVESYLRIVQKLLESSEPSLQILATQSFVRFSNIEEDTPSYHRRYDFFVSKFSSMCHNNNPNLVTMEMIRMAGIKGIQGVIRKTVSDDLVENIWEPVHMDKIVPSLLFNMHTMKSKTDIVVESGISEEVNDKTDSFSLAESCLRELIGRASFGHVKSVIRPVLKHLDAHHMWVPNVFATQCFRILMFSIQSQYSYAVVETLMTHLDENGNASPKIRTSIADVLSKIIAIAANESVGPTVLEIINSLLTNLRTSVTRRPPSNTGLSESDGENEYREALIHALGEFAAHLPDYQKIEIMMFIMSKVPQFKSSNNPNDLHVQRMCLKSLLMVSTKYSSVQMNATFPQSFLDLLLKTLTASEDEIRFIVLRILHTLLDRHNNASKLSKATVNITKSEINLEKCSRSDTIFIRKHAQDIYVSIYESLEMTNNTVENVEAVYTTLALICIELLSEETVLDFIRLILSIQELAITNAVLSTQQKFHLHGLVISIMLLVAIVTDLHPLKDYVEKVIEQRKLLSATHLLPELSVHNEVKSSSLLPAGVLIEEPELTEALKASGIDITTETGPVLAHRRSWVENTNMSMKGSFTDLSNLDLDSVNSTPAMQRRFSPNEDLSFEAMKRSLLDNPVVRVEQNTRQTQLCDMFRNTSFQDLVAISTASKDEESLHSKITDVFNKVDISNKLSAVETTNQPIPIYETLFPELFAF, from the exons GTTGCTTATCTCGTATGCGCCCTCGCTATAAACGACTTGTTGATAACATATTCCCGTCCGTACCTCag GACGGCTTGGTGAAGAATAATATGGAGAAGTTGACGTTCTATGCTTTATCGTCACCAGAAAAATTAGATCGTATTGGCGAATATCTGTTCCAGAAAGCTAGTAGAGACATCTCTCGCAAGAGAAATGA gtttGTAATGATTGCTATGGAAGCTATGGACCAGCTCCTTGTAGCATGTCATGCCCAAACTCTAAATTTGTTTGTTGAAAGCTACTTACGCATTGTGCAAAAGCTACTTGAATCATCGGAACCCAGTTTACAAATACTAGCCACACAATCG tttgTACGATTTTCAAATATCGAAGAGGATACTCCATCATATCATAGGcgatatgatttttttgtttccaaATTTTCTTCCATGTGTCACAACAACAATCCAAATTTAGTCACAATGGAAATGATTCGAATGGCAGGCATTAAAGGCATTCAA gGAGTTATCAGGAAAACAGTCTCTGATGATTTAGTTGAAAACATCTGGGAACCTGTTCACATGGACAAAATTGTTccatctttattatttaatatgcataCAATGAA atcTAAAACTGATATTGTTGTCGAAAGTGGAATTTCAGAAGAGGTCAATGATAAAACTGATTCATTTTCATTAGCAGAATCTTGTTTAAGAGAGTTAATTGGACGTGCATCATTTGGTCATGTTAAAAGTGTCATTCGCCCTGTGCTTAA acaCCTAGACGCTCATCATATGTGGGTGCCAAATGTATTTGCTACACAGTGTTTCCGTATCTTAATGTTTTCTATTCAATCTCAATATTCATATGCTGTCGTGGAGACACTAATGACACATTTGGATGAAAACGGCAACGCATCTCCCAAAATCCGAACCAGTATTGCAGACGTACTATCGAAAATTATTGCTATCGCAGCTAATGAAAGTGTTGGACCAACagtattagaaataataaactccCTGCTAACAAATCTCCGTACATCAGTCACTAGACGTCCGCCGTCCAACACTGGCCTTTCCGAATCTGATGGTGAAAATGAATACAGAGAAGCACTTATACATGCTCTTGGAGAATTTGCTGCCCATTTGCCTGattatcaaaaaattgaaatcatgaTGTTTATTATGTCCAAAGTACCACAGTTCAAATCTTCAAATAATCCTAATGACCTTCATGTACAAAGAATGTGCTTAAAATCTCTTTTAAtg gtgagCACCAAGTATAGTTCAGTACAAATGAATGCTACTTTTCCTCAATCATTCttggatttattattgaaaacattaaCTGCTTCCGAGGACGAAATTCGCTTTATTGTCCTACGCATATTACACACACTTTTAGACAGGCATAATAATGCATCTAAGCTCTCCAAAGCTAC ggtAAATATCACCAAATCTGAAATAAATCTAGAGAAATGTTCTCGCAGTGATACAATATTTATCCGAAAACATGCTCAAGATatctatgtatctatatatgaaAGCTTAGAAATGACGAACAATACTGTTGAAAATGTTGAGGCCGTGTACACAACTTTGGCTTTAATATGTATTGAACTATTGTCTGAGGAAACTGTTTTGGACTTTATCAGACTGATTTTAAGTATACAGGAGCTAGCCATTACTAACGCTGTACTTTCAACACAACAGAAATTCCATTTGCACGGTTTGGTAATAAGTATTATGCTCTTAGTAGCCATTGTGACAGATTTACATCCACTCAAGGACTATGtggaaaaa gTAATTGAACAGAGAAAATTATTAAGCGCCACTCATTTGCTACCAGAGTTAAGTGTTCATAACGAAGTTAAGTCCTCCAGCCTATTGCCGGCCGGCGTGTTAATTGAAGAACCAGAACTAACCGAAGCTCTAAAAGCTTCAGGAATTGATATTAcaa CTGAGACTGGTCCAGTACTGGCACACAGACGTAGCTGGGTTGAAAACACTAATATGTCAATGAAAGGAAGTTTTACTGATCTGAGCAATTTAGATTTAGACAGTGTCAATTCCACTCCAGCAATGCAAAGA CGTTTTTCTCCAAATGAAGACCTATCATTTGAAGCCATGAAACGTTCACTGTTGGACAACCCCGTGGTCAGAGTCGAACAAAATACCAGACAGACTCAGCTGTGCGATATGTTCAGAAACACGTCATTCCAAGATTTAGTCGCGATTTCTACTGCATCAAAA GATGAagaatcattgcattcaaaaaTAACTGATGTGTTCAATAAAGTGGATATATCGAACAAGCTATCAGCCGTAGAAACCACTAACCAGCCAATACCCATCTATGAGACACTGTTTCCAGAATTATTTGcgttttaa
- the LOC100168340 gene encoding protein EFR3 homolog cmp44E isoform X5 — protein MNINRLAEEYVVMRKKNSWQYIILSLKVKKRCSSCLSRMRPRYKRLVDNIFPSVPQDGLVKNNMEKLTFYALSSPEKLDRIGEYLFQKASRDISRKRNEFVMIAMEAMDQLLVACHAQTLNLFVESYLRIVQKLLESSEPSLQILATQSFVRFSNIEEDTPSYHRRYDFFVSKFSSMCHNNNPNLVTMEMIRMAGIKGIQGVIRKTVSDDLVENIWEPVHMDKIVPSLLFNMHTMKSKTDIVVESGISEEVNDKTDSFSLAESCLRELIGRASFGHVKSVIRPVLKHLDAHHMWVPNVFATQCFRILMFSIQSQYSYAVVETLMTHLDENGNASPKIRTSIADVLSKIIAIAANESVGPTVLEIINSLLTNLRTSVTRRPPSNTGLSESDGENEYREALIHALGEFAAHLPDYQKIEIMMFIMSKVPQFKSSNNPNDLHVQRMCLKSLLMVSTKYSSVQMNATFPQSFLDLLLKTLTASEDEIRFIVLRILHTLLDRHNNASKLSKATVNITKSEINLEKCSRSDTIFIRKHAQDIYVSIYESLEMTNNTVENVEAVYTTLALICIELLSEETVLDFIRLILSIQELAITNAVLSTQQKFHLHGLVISIMLLVAIVTDLHPLKDYVEKVIEQRKLLSATHLLPELSVHNEVKSSSLLPAGVLIEEPELTEALKASGIDITTETGPVLAHRRSWVENTNMSMKGSFTDLSNLDLDSVNSTPAMQRRFSPNEDLSFEAMKRSLLDNPVVRVEQNTRQTQLCDMFRNTSFQDLVAISTASKDEESLHSKITDVFNKVDISNKLSAVETTNQPIPIYETLFPELFAF, from the exons GTTGCTTATCTCGTATGCGCCCTCGCTATAAACGACTTGTTGATAACATATTCCCGTCCGTACCTCag GACGGCTTGGTGAAGAATAATATGGAGAAGTTGACGTTCTATGCTTTATCGTCACCAGAAAAATTAGATCGTATTGGCGAATATCTGTTCCAGAAAGCTAGTAGAGACATCTCTCGCAAGAGAAATGA gtttGTAATGATTGCTATGGAAGCTATGGACCAGCTCCTTGTAGCATGTCATGCCCAAACTCTAAATTTGTTTGTTGAAAGCTACTTACGCATTGTGCAAAAGCTACTTGAATCATCGGAACCCAGTTTACAAATACTAGCCACACAATCG tttgTACGATTTTCAAATATCGAAGAGGATACTCCATCATATCATAGGcgatatgatttttttgtttccaaATTTTCTTCCATGTGTCACAACAACAATCCAAATTTAGTCACAATGGAAATGATTCGAATGGCAGGCATTAAAGGCATTCAA gGAGTTATCAGGAAAACAGTCTCTGATGATTTAGTTGAAAACATCTGGGAACCTGTTCACATGGACAAAATTGTTccatctttattatttaatatgcataCAATGAA atcTAAAACTGATATTGTTGTCGAAAGTGGAATTTCAGAAGAGGTCAATGATAAAACTGATTCATTTTCATTAGCAGAATCTTGTTTAAGAGAGTTAATTGGACGTGCATCATTTGGTCATGTTAAAAGTGTCATTCGCCCTGTGCTTAA acaCCTAGACGCTCATCATATGTGGGTGCCAAATGTATTTGCTACACAGTGTTTCCGTATCTTAATGTTTTCTATTCAATCTCAATATTCATATGCTGTCGTGGAGACACTAATGACACATTTGGATGAAAACGGCAACGCATCTCCCAAAATCCGAACCAGTATTGCAGACGTACTATCGAAAATTATTGCTATCGCAGCTAATGAAAGTGTTGGACCAACagtattagaaataataaactccCTGCTAACAAATCTCCGTACATCAGTCACTAGACGTCCGCCGTCCAACACTGGCCTTTCCGAATCTGATGGTGAAAATGAATACAGAGAAGCACTTATACATGCTCTTGGAGAATTTGCTGCCCATTTGCCTGattatcaaaaaattgaaatcatgaTGTTTATTATGTCCAAAGTACCACAGTTCAAATCTTCAAATAATCCTAATGACCTTCATGTACAAAGAATGTGCTTAAAATCTCTTTTAAtg gtgagCACCAAGTATAGTTCAGTACAAATGAATGCTACTTTTCCTCAATCATTCttggatttattattgaaaacattaaCTGCTTCCGAGGACGAAATTCGCTTTATTGTCCTACGCATATTACACACACTTTTAGACAGGCATAATAATGCATCTAAGCTCTCCAAAGCTAC ggtAAATATCACCAAATCTGAAATAAATCTAGAGAAATGTTCTCGCAGTGATACAATATTTATCCGAAAACATGCTCAAGATatctatgtatctatatatgaaAGCTTAGAAATGACGAACAATACTGTTGAAAATGTTGAGGCCGTGTACACAACTTTGGCTTTAATATGTATTGAACTATTGTCTGAGGAAACTGTTTTGGACTTTATCAGACTGATTTTAAGTATACAGGAGCTAGCCATTACTAACGCTGTACTTTCAACACAACAGAAATTCCATTTGCACGGTTTGGTAATAAGTATTATGCTCTTAGTAGCCATTGTGACAGATTTACATCCACTCAAGGACTATGtggaaaaa gTAATTGAACAGAGAAAATTATTAAGCGCCACTCATTTGCTACCAGAGTTAAGTGTTCATAACGAAGTTAAGTCCTCCAGCCTATTGCCGGCCGGCGTGTTAATTGAAGAACCAGAACTAACCGAAGCTCTAAAAGCTTCAGGAATTGATATTAcaa CTGAGACTGGTCCAGTACTGGCACACAGACGTAGCTGGGTTGAAAACACTAATATGTCAATGAAAGGAAGTTTTACTGATCTGAGCAATTTAGATTTAGACAGTGTCAATTCCACTCCAGCAATGCAAAGA CGTTTTTCTCCAAATGAAGACCTATCATTTGAAGCCATGAAACGTTCACTGTTGGACAACCCCGTGGTCAGAGTCGAACAAAATACCAGACAGACTCAGCTGTGCGATATGTTCAGAAACACGTCATTCCAAGATTTAGTCGCGATTTCTACTGCATCAAAA GATGAagaatcattgcattcaaaaaTAACTGATGTGTTCAATAAAGTGGATATATCGAACAAGCTATCAGCCGTAGAAACCACTAACCAGCCAATACCCATCTATGAGACACTGTTTCCAGAATTATTTGcgttttaa